The DNA sequence GAAACCGAGCGGGAGGCCCGCCGTCTCCGTTAAAATCATGGCAGGTGTcttagcagcagcagcagcatccacgtgcgtgtgcaaaCAGCACTGCACTTcactttgtttctctttctcattCTCATGATTTCCTACAAAGAAAAAACGCCAAAACGAAGAAATCGAGCTGAGGCTCGGATGCATCGGTGGCGGTGTTTAAGTGCTTCTTTCACTCCCTTCGTGGAACTAGGCATAAGGGAACCCCACAGCTCATCTCGCATGCGCACCCGCACTCGCCCTCTCATGTCTCTACCCCTGCGTGCATTTTTCGTCTATTGTAGTTCGATTTCCACGGCGCTTGTGCCGGTCCGTGCTTGTTGTGAGTGAGTGGGGAAATAGACATGAGCAAGGGAAACGGTGCAGCTACAGGTGccacttctctccccctttccgtcTCCCTATCTCGTCCAccaacacacatacacacgtcTACTGAGCGagccccctttccccttccatTACCCGACCTCCTCCATCACGTGTCATGCTGcatcatctctctctttcctccctgcCTCTCTACTTCTCATACGTATTGGAACTTCTCTCGCACCTGCTACCTTACACCCACTTTCGATTTCTGCTACCACAATCAACCCAGCGCAACCCGCTCGCCACATCCTGCAGCCCATATACGTGCATCATGGCTGATTCGAAGAAGGACAACAAGAAGACTGAGGAGGTCGTGGCCCAGGGTACGGACCAGGCCCAGGTTGGCTTGATCATCAAGGTTCTGGGCCGCACCGGCTCTCGCGGCAACGTGACccaggtgcgcgtgcgcctgATGGCTGAGGCCGGATCCCCGGACTACAACCGCACGATCGTGCGCAACGTGAAGGGCCCATGCAAGGAGAACGACATGCTCTCCCTCATGGAAACCGAGCGGGAGGCCCGCCGTCTCCGTTAAGAGGCTGAGCAGGACTTCCTCgtgctctgtgcgtgcgtgtgtacgtctGTTTACTGGCATTGATGGGATGTGCCATTCTCATACGAatttttctttgcctcctccttttg is a window from the Leishmania panamensis strain MHOM/PA/94/PSC-1 chromosome 26 sequence genome containing:
- the S33-2 gene encoding 40S ribosomal protein S33, putative (TriTrypDB/GeneDB-style sysID: LpmP.26.1620), translated to MADSKKDNKKTEEVVAQGTDQAQVGLIIKVLGRTGSRGNVTQVRVRLMAEAGSPDYNRTIVRNVKGPCKENDMLSLMETEREARRLR